A segment of the Candida albicans SC5314 chromosome 2, complete sequence genome:
AGTGTCAAAGATTACACCTTGGATGAATTAAATGCTATGTCTGTTTGGCAACGTCTCCAAATTAGAGATTGGAGCTTagaatttttcactttaGGCTTTATTATAGTCTTCTCTCTCATTTACAAAGCTGGTGATTTATATAACAAGTCCATTGTTACCAGATTCCTTTCAGGTATTTCTGAAGTCATgaacaaacaattttacCAATATGGTGTTAGTAAAGATCAATTGTACATCAAAGACAATTCTGAAAACTATTCATCCTACGCCACTGGTAGAGTTAATGTTGCCACTGTTAATATCAACTTTAGTTTGGTTCCAAGACaaaacatttttctttggatTTTAGAAACTgctttctcttttttcacAGGTAATGTTGTTGCCCCAGAAGATAAGGctgaaattattataacCCCACTGGCTCAATATGACAACTTCATTTCCGCTGTTGTTTCCAAGTTAGGAATGAACGATGCCAGAAAgttcaattatttcttgtCATTGTGTAAAACCACCGATTCTCCAAATTTACCAGAAAGTTTTGTTTACATGAGTGAAACTAATgaatttcaagaaaaaatcaCTACACCTGAATTGAGAAGCAGTTTGACATTACAAAGTGCCAACTATATCAAGTATATCGCTTTGACTGATCAATCAGTTGAAAAACCAGAGTCATTGAGAGAATTGATgccaaaaagaagaattgtcATTAGTGTCAAGGCCATTACTTCCCAAAATGACTTGAAACAATTGAGTGCTGTTTTGGATGCAGTTTTTAATTTGGTTGATAAATTGGCTGATGGCGCTATTACTTTCAAACCAGAAGCCCTTAAGAAAGTAGTCAAGACAAGAGAAGCCGagattgataaattgaaaaaaattcaagaagaaatcaaaaaggaAGAATTAGCTGAAGAACAATCCAAATTAAAGAGACAAGAACGTGACAGATTAAGAAACATGTCCAGAGAAGAACAACTTAAAGCAGAGAAAAAAGCTGCTGAAAGAagacaaaagaaaatgcaaaagaaacaaagaatTAAGATGTAagagattttttttttgtggaCATGGACATGGACATAGCCATAGCCTGTATTCGACAGTTTTCGTTTTGTTATTCTGTACGTAGATATCATATAAATCCGACCtgtgtgtttttttttgtataatACAACATTATAAATAGTATTATGAGTATTCGTTATATCTTACCCGTTAACCTCCAACCTCTCCCCACGGGTGTATTGAAAACCTCAACTACCCCTGCCCCCAAGGCATCTGCTAAAACCCAATTCAAATCATATCCATAAAAGGGAGATCGgaaattattcattttggATTCACCAGTTGCATTCACACCTTCCCATTTGGAAATGATTTGGTCTTCTAAAAGTTCCTTGTGCTTGTTTTTGCCCAACACTTTCACCAACCATGAACGACCAGAGTTCACCAACTTCAAATAAGCTCCACATCCAGgatatgaaattgaataaacaTTTATCTCAATTTCTatcaaatgatttgaaGCTAAAGTCACAAACCCCGAGTTTACCAAGTATGTTATTTCCTCAGCTGTAAAACCTCCATTATCGGCAGAATACGATATATACAAAGCTGTTGGGTGTTCCTTCAAATACTTCATAAATTTATCCAAACTAGATATTGaactttgttttttacTTTGCAAAGCCCctgataattgattattcttaagctcttcttcttctaacAGATCTCGCATGCCACTTATAACCAGAAAATATGAATCTGACTTTACCACGAGTTCAACGTTCTCAAACCCATAGGTGACTTTCCCCAGTTGAAATTTATTCACCGACCGCAGAATAATCGGAGCAGCATTGCTAATCACTATTTTCTTGAGTTTTCCTGATCTAATGTGTGACTCCAatgatttatcaacaaatgtGTTGCTCTCgttcaaaaaaatagagTATAACTGTGTAGTGGTAACCAAACCCATAGGAAAGTTTCTTCtgaatttcaatatatCCGTTTTCAGGGCATTTGATAAAAC
Coding sequences within it:
- a CDS encoding uncharacterized protein (Predicted ER protein involved in ER-nucleus signaling; Spider biofilm repressed), which produces MIYEMLNRLLPIVAQQGVKDYTLDELNAMSVWQRLQIRDWSLEFFTLGFIIVFSLIYKAGDLYNKSIVTRFLSGISEVMNKQFYQYGVSKDQLYIKDNSENYSSYATGRVNVATVNINFSLVPRQNIFLWILETAFSFFTGNVVAPEDKAEIIITPSAQYDNFISAVVSKLGMNDARKFNYFLSLCKTTDSPNLPESFVYMSETNEFQEKITTPELRSSLTLQSANYIKYIALTDQSVEKPESLRELMPKRRIVISVKAITSQNDLKQLSAVLDAVFNLVDKLADGAITFKPEALKKVVKTREAEIDKLKKIQEEIKKEELAEEQSKLKRQERDRLRNMSREEQLKAEKKAAERRQKKMQKKQRIKM
- a CDS encoding uncharacterized protein (Ortholog of C. dubliniensis CD36 : Cd36_21310, C. parapsilosis CDC317 : CPAR2_406650, Candida tenuis NRRL Y-1498 : CANTEDRAFT_130046 and Debaryomyces hansenii CBS767 : DEHA2F24134g); its protein translation is MALQYSPAKSSKVSKRPSSKSPIMSFQKDVRKILLPSTKVYKDAVSNQKLQSPTTLEDNKLTVKDYKVRLDYQQFSGKDIMVAIDTILNNKWAESTQLHNRYPTKQGTMEERIFGLRVLSNASKTDILKFRRNFPMGLVTTTQLYSIFLNESNTFVDKSLESHIRSGKLKKIVISNAAPIISRSVNKFQSGKVTYGFENVELVVKSDSYFSVISGMRDSLEEEELKNNQLSGALQSKKQSSISSLDKFMKYLKEHPTALYISYSADNGGFTAEEITYLVNSGFVTLASNHLIEIEINVYSISYPGCGAYLKLVNSGRSWLVKVLGKNKHKELLEDQIISKWEGVNATGESKMNNFRSPFYGYDLNWVLADALGAGVVEVFNTPVGRGWRLTGKI